The DNA region AGTGTAGAAGCAGTAAAAACTGTTTCAGATCTATTCTTACCTATCGCTGGAAAGGTTATTGAGTTCAATTCAGAATTAGAAGCTCAGCCTGAACTGTTAAATACAGATCCTTATGGAGACGGATGGATCATCAAATTGGAAATTGCTGATGGGGCAGATCAGTCAGAGTTACTTTCTGCAGATGATTACAAAGCTATCATTGGATAAGATTTCAAAAATATTTAGTAAGATACTGCCCATTTATTGGGCATTTCTTACTTATATGCTTCTCAAACCCGGAGAAGAAAACCATGAATATTGGTTCATGTTCAGCGGTATAGACAAGGTATTGCATCTCAGTATATTTGCTGCCTTGGGGTTCTCTTTTATCGCCGCATTCCCCAAAATAAAATTCTCATACTTTTTTCAGATCATCCTTATCTATGGATTCCTTACAGAAATCCTGCAGGAAGAAATGGGATTAGGGAGGTCTATGGAAACATTAGATATCGTAGCGGATACTATTGGATGTCTACTAGGATACTTTAGCTATAAGTTACTAGTCAAACGTTTTCTCTGATTGTTCCTTTGGAAGAATTAATCGATTGGTATTCCCATCCTTAACG from Chryseobacterium culicis includes:
- a CDS encoding VanZ family protein, whose protein sequence is MITKLSLDKISKIFSKILPIYWAFLTYMLLKPGEENHEYWFMFSGIDKVLHLSIFAALGFSFIAAFPKIKFSYFFQIILIYGFLTEILQEEMGLGRSMETLDIVADTIGCLLGYFSYKLLVKRFL
- the gcvH gene encoding glycine cleavage system protein GcvH is translated as MNTPSELKYTKDHEWIKIEGNVATIGITDFAQGELGDIVYVDVDTVDDDLNGGDVFGSVEAVKTVSDLFLPIAGKVIEFNSELEAQPELLNTDPYGDGWIIKLEIADGADQSELLSADDYKAIIG